ATATCCCCATGGTGGAAACTATGGTTGACAACACCAACCCCAAAATCAAAAATTTTGCGGCAAAAACACTGGAAAGACTGAGGGGAGAGGGACATTTGTAATGCCTGGCGGTACCCCAGCCTAACGGGAGGTACTTTCCTCAAGGTTTAGCCTCTGTACGTATCAGCTTATCAATCCGCGACGCAAGGGCATAATGGTCGTTGCTGGAGTTTTTTCGCAAGACATTGGACATCAGGGTAACCATATAGGTCGTGCCGTCGGGATGTTCGACGATCGCTACAGAATTCATAAAGTTATCAACATTGCCCATATATTTCCCGCATTTAAATCCCTCCTCTTCCTTGCATTTGTACAAGCTTCCCGATTTAAAATAAACCGCCGCATTTTTGAGCGCCGCTGAAGAAGCGTATCTGATCCTCCGGTCAGTCATATACATCAAACGCTTGATTTCCAGGCTGGTGGAGTCATCCACAACTTTGCCCCTTTCCATGGCCACCAGAAACTTCATCAGCCCATAGGGTGTGCCGATACTGCCACCCATCGGCGGAACAAAACTTTCCCCTCCATTGGTAAACAAGCGGCCCAACCTCCATTCATCTTCGGTAATTCCCAACTTGCGCAGCGGCTCATTCACCACCGCTATCGACAACCTCGCCAGACTGTCTTTGGGTGTATTTTTGAAATAGTCATTGGCTTCTTGCTCTGTGAGCTCGGGGTAATGATCACCAAATATCCGCATGAGCATGGCTTCTCTCCATACAACACTCGCCGCCCCGTTGCTACTGACTGAAAGCATATGGTCCAGCCACTCGTAGAGGGAAAAGGTATCGGCTTCTACCAGCGTTCTTTTGAAAAACTTTTTGGTATCGGGATTAAAAAAAGGGACCGTATGTTCATTGGGAATGGCCCATTTCCCGGCTCTTACAAACTTTGTTCTTAAAAGTGCCTGCCGGGTATGAAATGAGTCTGGGTATATTTTGGCCAGTTCGGTGAAAAAACCGGTCGCTACAGCAAGTTTGCCTACACTTCCGGGTTGGAAACCTCTGTTTTGCTGCTTTTGAGCATAACGGATGGGTTTGCCTGGCGTGATGTCGAGCAGGGTAACAGAATAGCTTTCATTCAAATAAGGAAACATGGCCGAAAGTGCTTTCTGAAGCTGAGGATCAACTTCTGGCAGTGTTTCCAGACTGTCCCCTCTTTCGCCCATGAGATTGAGCTGAATGTCGCATATAGATTTTTGTGCGCCCGGTACCGGATAAGCATCCTTTATTTCTCCCATAATGACCAGTTCCAGGCGTTTGAGCCTTCGAATACCGGAGGTTTCGTATCCGTCAATCGGGTAACCGGTTGCCAAAAGGTTTTCAGGAAGGATATATATCGTACATAGTACCAGCCAGAGGATAATATTTTTCATGACTAAAGAGTTGTGTTGAGTGAAACAGCTTGATTTTCAGGAAGTTTTGGGGTAATGGACAACAAATACTCTGAGGCAGCGGCGCGTTTGTTTTCGACAAAAGGCCGTACCTGAAACAGCCATAGTTTATTGTTGAGGAATCCAAATTCTACATCAAACGGGCCGTTGGTTTCGATTCCGGGAGTTTTGGGTAGTTTTTCTCTTACTTCTGAAGAAAGGGTGCGAATATCGCCGAGGTTTCTGGCATTCAGAATAGGCTGTTCAAAAGTGGCAATATTCTTTTTTGTTCCCCCTGTGACCGGCAGTCGGTTGTATACGGGTTCACGTGCCGGGGAGAGGAGCATATTTTTGCCGTTGGCCACCATCAGGTATGATTCTGCCGCCTGACCATCAACGGCGCCACCTGCACCTCTGCTGAAGGCTATTGTGATGTCTTCCATGTTATCAGACACAATACCTTTGGTGATCATTACCCCTGAGTAATCCACATCCACGCTGGGAATAATCAGAATGGATGGATAGACATTTTCGGGATTCAGCAGGTATTTTTGCCGCCATTTGTAGCTGCGTTCGGTATATGGCGATGCCCAGACATCCCTTATACCCTGTAGAATTTTTTGCTCATCCACCGCATTAAAAATGGTCAGGTTTAAGCCCGCACCGCTAAAGTCTTTAAGGTCTTCCATATTGGTATCGCTGCGGAGAAATACCGGAATTTTTCCCAACGGCTGGCCAAGTACCGATGTGAACCCTTGCTTCATTTCTTCCACAAATTCAGGTTTAAGGGGAATCTGTTTGATCGCTTCGCGCAGTTTTTCCAGTCCCTGAAGGGTAAAAGTCTCAATGTCTTTGTCGCTGCAATCCATTCCCTGCATTTCATTGGCTTCCCAGAAAAGGTCATATACATAATTCCAGTAGGAAATTTTGTTGTCTGGCATAAGCTGGTCCATGTGCTGGCGAAATATGCCAAAGGGAATCACCAGGCCTTCTACTACATTTTCGGGGAAAAGGGCTTTGAGTTGCCCGAGGTTTGCAGCTTTTGGGCCGCAAAGTTTGCCCGAATCATTGGAACGAACGGCTCTCAGGTTGAGAATCTGGGTTTGGGAAAGTACCATCCGCTCGACCGGAACCCTGATTTTTTCTTCACTGCGCTGTTTGACTTCGAATAGCTTACGCTCTTCCGCCGTCATTTGATCGGCCAGTTTGAGGATAACGGTCCCTTTGTTGGAGACCGCGTAAAAAACCTTTTTGCCCGAAAACTTGCGAAGTTCTGCGAGGTTTTGATCCGATACAACTGCATTGGGGATGCCCAGGTTACGGGCGAGCAGTTGCACATGGGAAACCATATTCCCCTCACTGACAGTGGCAATTCCGGCAACGGGCTTGAGATCCCCGGGCGGGCGCTGAAAAATGTAGATTTTATCAGCGGAGACTTCTATTTCTCCTGCTGTTTCGCCTACTACCACCAGTTCGCCAAAAGCAAATCCCGGGTTCAGGCCCCGAATCTGTCCCTGATTGGAAATGCCCATCACCTGATTGGAGAGATTGGCCTGAACGGCAATCAGGTCGCCGAGTTTGCCTACTTCGCGGCCCAGCGGAAGCAGTACGGATGAGCGAATGCGGTCATCCTGGAAACCAAGAGCCAGCGGCTCAAAACCACTGTAAAGTGATACTACGTCCTGGAAATTGGCGCGTGTCATTCCTGCGCCCCATTCGACCACACGGCGGGAAGATTCCAGAATGGCAATCAGCTCGTGAATATCCATAGACTGGCGGCCTTCGGCAGGCGTAAATGCTTCGGAAATTTTTTCCCATTCCCACATTTCCAAAAATCCACAGCCTGTTGCTGCCATGCTCAATGCCTCAATTCTGCCCAGTGATTCTCCGAGGTTTTTTGCCTCCCATCGGCTTACTTCTGAAAAAAGCACATCTTCGAGCAAAACAGACATATCAAACAGGGCAAGACGGGCTTTGGGATCAGCGATTTCAAGAATATACTTCCGGATATCCAGAATAGCTTTGGCAATAGCGGTAGTTTTTTCAGGGCCTGTGGGCTTTTCTGCATA
The DNA window shown above is from Bacteroidia bacterium and carries:
- a CDS encoding serine hydrolase translates to MKNIILWLVLCTIYILPENLLATGYPIDGYETSGIRRLKRLELVIMGEIKDAYPVPGAQKSICDIQLNLMGERGDSLETLPEVDPQLQKALSAMFPYLNESYSVTLLDITPGKPIRYAQKQQNRGFQPGSVGKLAVATGFFTELAKIYPDSFHTRQALLRTKFVRAGKWAIPNEHTVPFFNPDTKKFFKRTLVEADTFSLYEWLDHMLSVSSNGAASVVWREAMLMRIFGDHYPELTEQEANDYFKNTPKDSLARLSIAVVNEPLRKLGITEDEWRLGRLFTNGGESFVPPMGGSIGTPYGLMKFLVAMERGKVVDDSTSLEIKRLMYMTDRRIRYASSAALKNAAVYFKSGSLYKCKEEEGFKCGKYMGNVDNFMNSVAIVEHPDGTTYMVTLMSNVLRKNSSNDHYALASRIDKLIRTEAKP
- a CDS encoding PEP/pyruvate-binding domain-containing protein — translated: MNRRFTLLLILGLVPFFTPAQSIDNQQIARQIQAYKTDIRGPYRDIRWFCNDGEIRMPKDPCPDNPGGVQRARYKEEVIALGNKNHVFLGQILSNTDYTEFLDEAHNHSRLKQYQLEKYLRAADNGWILRKGQFYRGAIQVEDEEAWGIDFFDKSLAENDFINKKFFLFRQAVRDIPHGKDDNRKQNIRAVSKIIADEYTDFMDIRVKIHSQPEPSDLAKVRAFRDAHRSKLTPELLKQFDQLISDMNKAYQPINLRTLNRYLPAIPAGSEARISLINFINAYAEKPTGPEKTTAIAKAILDIRKYILEIADPKARLALFDMSVLLEDVLFSEVSRWEAKNLGESLGRIEALSMAATGCGFLEMWEWEKISEAFTPAEGRQSMDIHELIAILESSRRVVEWGAGMTRANFQDVVSLYSGFEPLALGFQDDRIRSSVLLPLGREVGKLGDLIAVQANLSNQVMGISNQGQIRGLNPGFAFGELVVVGETAGEIEVSADKIYIFQRPPGDLKPVAGIATVSEGNMVSHVQLLARNLGIPNAVVSDQNLAELRKFSGKKVFYAVSNKGTVILKLADQMTAEERKLFEVKQRSEEKIRVPVERMVLSQTQILNLRAVRSNDSGKLCGPKAANLGQLKALFPENVVEGLVIPFGIFRQHMDQLMPDNKISYWNYVYDLFWEANEMQGMDCSDKDIETFTLQGLEKLREAIKQIPLKPEFVEEMKQGFTSVLGQPLGKIPVFLRSDTNMEDLKDFSGAGLNLTIFNAVDEQKILQGIRDVWASPYTERSYKWRQKYLLNPENVYPSILIIPSVDVDYSGVMITKGIVSDNMEDITIAFSRGAGGAVDGQAAESYLMVANGKNMLLSPAREPVYNRLPVTGGTKKNIATFEQPILNARNLGDIRTLSSEVREKLPKTPGIETNGPFDVEFGFLNNKLWLFQVRPFVENKRAAASEYLLSITPKLPENQAVSLNTTL